The DNA window CCGCGCACCAGTCGGTGTACCGGCGTTTACGGACCGGCATTCTTTTCGGGGATCTGGCGCCCGGCCAGGCGGTAACAATCAAAGGGCTCACCGAAGAGCTTGCTGCCGGCATGACGCCGGTGCGCGAGGCGATCCGCCGCCTGACGTCCGAAGGGGCGCTGAGCATGTTGGGCAACCGTCGGGTGATCGTGCCTGAACTGACCGAAAAATGCATTGAACAGCTTGATTTTATGAGGCAATCTCTTGAGCCTGAACTGGGCCGTCGCGCGGCTCAGCGCATGACAGCGGAGATTCTGGCGGAGCTGAAAGATATCGACGACACCCTCAACCAGGCCATTTCTCAGGGTGATATCAAAGGATATCTGACCCATAATTACCGGTTCCATGCGCGACTCTATGCCAGCGCGGATGCGCCGGTTCTTGCGGATACGACCGACCGGTTATGGCTGAAATTCGGACCCTCACTCAGGGTTGTATGCGGGCGCTACGGCACGCTCAACCTCCCGGACAAGCATGCAGAAATGCTCAGCGCCCTCGAAACGGGCGATGCTGAGGGTACAGCAAGGGCACTCGCCGAAGACGTTCACCAGGGGATGCTGCAGGTGCGCGAGGCTCTGCAGGCCGCCCGGAGCTGACACCGATTCGATTGACCCGCGTGGAATTTGATCATATTCTGCATTGCAAAGGCGCGGATGCTCCTTCTCTCCAGCAGAAAGAAAACCGATGACGATGATCACCAACCATATGCCCACCGCGGAACTCCAGGCGATTGATGCCGCGCATCACATGCATCCGTTCACCACAAATGATGAGCTGGCAGAGCAGGGCGCGCGGGTCATCACGAGGGCCAAAGGCGTGTTCCTGACCGACAGCGAAGGCAACGAAATCCTCGACGGTATGGCGGGTCTGTGGTGTGTGAACATCGGCTACGGACGCACTGAAATGGCCGAGGTTGCCGCCCGTCAGATGGCGGAACTGCCTTATTACAATACGTTTTTCAAAACGACGCATGTGCCCGCTATCGCGCTGTCTCAGGAAATTGCGCGGCTGGCCCCCGAGGGCATGAACAACGTCTTTTTCGCCGGCTCAGGCTCCGAGGCCAACGACACCAACATCCGCATGGTCCGTACGTACTGGGCGGAAAAAGGCAAACCGTCCAAATCGCATATCATCAGCCGGAAGAACGCGTATCACGGCTCGTCGATGGGCTCGGGCAGCCTTGGTGGCATGGATTATATGCATGCGCAGGGCGGCATGCCGATTCCCGGCATCCACCACATCGGCCAGCCGGACTGGTGGGCCGAGGGCGGTGACATGACCCCTGAAGAATTCGGTCTCGCTCGCGCACGTGAGCTTGAAGCGAAAATCGAAGAGCTCGGTGAAGATAACGTCGCGGCCTTTATCGCAGAGCCTGTTCAGGGCGCGGGCGGGGTCATCATTCCGCCGGAGACATACTGGCCGGAGATTCAGCGGATCTGCGATAAATACGAGATTCTGCTGATCGCCGATGAGGTGATCTGCGGTTTCGGGCGCACCGGGAACTGGTTCGGCAGCCAGACCTTTGGTATCCGCCCGCATATCATGACAATCGCCAAAGGACTGAGTTCGGGCTATCAGCCGATCGGTGGCTCGGTGGTCTGCGACGAGGTCGCCTCGGTGATCGGCGCAACTGAATTCAACCACGGTTATACCTATTCCGGCCATCCGGTTGCCTCTGCTGTTGCCCTCAAAAACCTGCAGATCCTGCAGGATGAAAACATTCTTGATCACGTGCGCAACACTGCCGGCCCTGCTTTCCGCGCGGGGCTGGAAGGTCTGGCGGATCATCCGCTGGTTGGCGGGGCAAGCGTCATTGGCCTGATGGGGTCGCTGCCGCTGACACCACACAAGGAAAGCCGCGCTAAATTCGCGGGCGAGGCCGGTGCAATCGGTCTGATGTGCCGCGAGCGCTGTTTTGCCAATAACCTCGTGATGCGCCATGTGGGCGACCGGATGGTGGTTTCGCCGCCGCTGGTGATTACGCCTGACGAGATCAACATCTTTATGGACCGTGCCCGCAAAGCGCTGGATGAAACCTGGCAGAAAGCGGACAAAGAGGGGCTGCTTAAAGCGGCATCCTGACGCAGCGGCGGGTAGAATCACCCCCGGAAACAACCCGGTAACGGCCCCGGCATTGCACAGCTGTGCCGGAAATTGTCCTGATTTTGCACGAAACAGGAGCAAATCGGCCTGTTTCCGGGCGCATTTATGCGCGTTTGACGTGAAGGCCGGTGAAACGGACATCCCTTAAGTTAACTGCTTGCTCTGAGGGCGCGCAGTCGTGTTACCCTGTGCGCGAACAAGGCGTAAATCGCCGGGGAACAAACGGGGAGCCACACGTGGCAACTAACAGTACCGCAGACGCGTTCGTCGAATTCGAGCGCGTTCAGAAAAGCTATGACGGGGAAAACCTCGTCGTCAAAGACCTCAACCTTTTCATGCCCAAAGGCGAGTTCCTCACGATGCTGGGGCCATCGGGGTCGGGGAAGACCACCTGCCTGATGATGCTGGCCGGTTTTGAGACCGCCACCCACGGGGACATCCGTCTCGACGGGGAATCAATCAACAACATCCCGCCGCACAAACGCGGCATCGGAATGGTGTTCCAGAACTATGCCCTGTTCCCGCACATGACGGTCGCGGAAAACCTGTCCTTCCCGCTGGAAGTCCGCAAAATGGGCAAATCAGACCGGGAAGCAAAAGTGAAACGCGCCCTCGATATGGTGCAGATGGGGGCCTTTGGCGGACGCCGGCCCTCACAGATGTCCGGTGGCCAGCAGCAGCGTGTGGCCCTTGCCCGCGCCCTGGTCTTTGAACCCGAACTGGTTCTCATGGATGAGCCCCTCGGCGCGCTCGATAAACAGCTGCGCGAGACGCTGCAGTTCGAGATTACAAACCTCGCACACGAGCTGGGTATTACCGTGGTCTATGTGACGCACGACCAGACCGAAGCGCTGACCATGTCCGACCGCGTTGCCGTTTTTGACGATGGTCGCATACAGCAGCTGGCGCCACCTGATAAGCTCTATGAAGAACCTGAAAACAGCTTCGTGGCGCAGTTCATCGGCGAGAACAACACACTTGAAGGCGTGGTCAAAGAGATCAAAGGTGACAGCTGCCTTGTGGAGCTGGATGGCGGCGAGGTGATCGACGCCAAGCCTGTGAATGTGCAGAATGCCGGCGACCGGACGCGTGTCTCGATCCGCCCTGAGCGCGTGGAATACAATAAAAACCGTCTCAGCCCGGATGCGCATACGCTCAGGGCCGAGGTTCTTGAATTTATCTATATGGGTGACATCTTCCGGACCCGCCTCAAAGTGGCGGGCACCAGCGAATTTGTTATCAAAACGAGAAACGCTCCCGATGTGGAGCGTCTTGTCCCGGGCCAGCAGATCGAAATCGGCTGGCTTCCGGAAGACTGCCGCGCGCTGGACGCCTGACGTCCGGCCGCCGGAACTGTCGTGTTGCCCGACGGCGGCACGATTACAAAAAGACGGCGGTCAGACCCGTTGCCACCGTCTTAGAATATCACCAACGGGATAAAAAACTGGGAGACTATAAATGAAACTCACCAAGACGCTGATGGCATCTACTGCGCTGACTGTTGCGGCCGGTATGGCCACCGCCGATGGCCACATGGCCAGCGAAATGACAATCGTGAGCTGGGGTGGTGCCTACACCAACTCACAACAGAAAGCCTATCATGACCCCTATATGGAAATGACAGGCGTCAACATCATCAATGACTCCTCCTCTTCCGAAGCGGTCGCAAAACTGCGCGCCATGAACGAAGCGGGCAATGTCACATGGGACGTCGTTGACGTCGTCGCGGCGGATGCGATCCGCCTCTGCGACGAAGGTCTGGCGATGGAAATCGACCCTGATGAGATGCTGGCCGCCGCGCCCGATGGCACATCTGCCGAGGATGACTTCGGCGATCTGCTCGTGTCCGACTGCTTTATCCCGCAGATCGTTTACTCGACAACATTCGGGTATCGCACCGACATGGTCGGCGACACACCCCCGACATCCGTCTGCGCGGTCTTCGACACAGAAACATATCCGGGCAAGCGGGCGCTTGAGAAG is part of the Roseobacter ponti genome and encodes:
- a CDS encoding GntR family transcriptional regulator, producing the protein MLKEQASGDKKTTAKQPAHQSVYRRLRTGILFGDLAPGQAVTIKGLTEELAAGMTPVREAIRRLTSEGALSMLGNRRVIVPELTEKCIEQLDFMRQSLEPELGRRAAQRMTAEILAELKDIDDTLNQAISQGDIKGYLTHNYRFHARLYASADAPVLADTTDRLWLKFGPSLRVVCGRYGTLNLPDKHAEMLSALETGDAEGTARALAEDVHQGMLQVREALQAARS
- a CDS encoding aspartate aminotransferase family protein — translated: MTMITNHMPTAELQAIDAAHHMHPFTTNDELAEQGARVITRAKGVFLTDSEGNEILDGMAGLWCVNIGYGRTEMAEVAARQMAELPYYNTFFKTTHVPAIALSQEIARLAPEGMNNVFFAGSGSEANDTNIRMVRTYWAEKGKPSKSHIISRKNAYHGSSMGSGSLGGMDYMHAQGGMPIPGIHHIGQPDWWAEGGDMTPEEFGLARARELEAKIEELGEDNVAAFIAEPVQGAGGVIIPPETYWPEIQRICDKYEILLIADEVICGFGRTGNWFGSQTFGIRPHIMTIAKGLSSGYQPIGGSVVCDEVASVIGATEFNHGYTYSGHPVASAVALKNLQILQDENILDHVRNTAGPAFRAGLEGLADHPLVGGASVIGLMGSLPLTPHKESRAKFAGEAGAIGLMCRERCFANNLVMRHVGDRMVVSPPLVITPDEINIFMDRARKALDETWQKADKEGLLKAAS
- a CDS encoding ABC transporter ATP-binding protein, coding for MATNSTADAFVEFERVQKSYDGENLVVKDLNLFMPKGEFLTMLGPSGSGKTTCLMMLAGFETATHGDIRLDGESINNIPPHKRGIGMVFQNYALFPHMTVAENLSFPLEVRKMGKSDREAKVKRALDMVQMGAFGGRRPSQMSGGQQQRVALARALVFEPELVLMDEPLGALDKQLRETLQFEITNLAHELGITVVYVTHDQTEALTMSDRVAVFDDGRIQQLAPPDKLYEEPENSFVAQFIGENNTLEGVVKEIKGDSCLVELDGGEVIDAKPVNVQNAGDRTRVSIRPERVEYNKNRLSPDAHTLRAEVLEFIYMGDIFRTRLKVAGTSEFVIKTRNAPDVERLVPGQQIEIGWLPEDCRALDA